The genomic window CGAGCCTAATTTTCATAAAATTTTATCAGAAATGAAAAATTCTAACTTAGAGAGTGAAGAAATCGAAAATAATGAAAATGATGATGATGAAAAACTAACGGAAGAAGAGATTGTCGATATTATCACAGAAGCAACAATAACAAATCAAACAATATCAATGTTAAAACGACATGAAGAAGCAATGAAGGAACTTTTAGATGACGAATAAGCTAAGTATATTTTTATTCTCTATATTATTTTTTATGTGGAGTATGATCGCGAATGCTCAAATTGTTTTAAAAAAAGATGATATGACTCTACAAGAAGCGCTTATTTCCATAGCTAAAGAAGAACAATTAAAATTAATTGATAAACTTGAAGATAAGTTAGCTAAACAAAATCTGAGTCAAGTATTAAGCGGAGATGCCATTGATATTTTAAATGAATTATCAGAGGTTTATGATTTTGAATGGCATATTTATGGCGGAATAATGAGTGTACAATCAGGCCAACCATTTATTAATTATACCTTTAGACCTAAGAATATTTTGCCAGGTTTATTATTAGCAGAATTAGAAGATGCGATTCAAAAAAGTGGTACGATTAAAATGCAACTTATTGAGCGCGGAAATTCATTAATTTTTTCAGGTCCACGTAGTTTTATTAATGATGCAATCTCATATTCCAATATGGTTGATAGTAATGAGTTTCTACAAAATGGCAATGATATTGAAATAACAAGGATTGAATTTAATTATCTTTCAGTTTCAGATAGACAAATAAATACATTTGATGGTACTGCCAATTTTCCTGGAGCGGCATCATTAATTTCTGGTGCACTATCCAATATGGGGCAGTTCGAAAATACTGCTGATACCGAAGTGATGGAAAAGGCTTATAAAGTTAAATTAAATGATAGCTCTAAACAAAAACTAGAAGAGGAAGAAAAGACATCAAAAGTTCAAATGTTGCCAGGAACAAATGCTTTATTAGTTAGTGGAACACCAAGTGAAATAGAGTTAGCGAAACGTATTGCAACAATGATTGATGTCAAAGGCCAGCAGCTAATGTTTTCATTGAAAGTTTATGATGTTGCTGTTGATCATACAGAAAGTTTTGGTGCAGATAGCTCGATGTTAAATAGTTCTGTTGGTCTGTATGATATTTTATCGAAACCTTTTTCTGCTACGACAGATTTTATTAAAAGTTTTCAGGCAATGTATCGTAATGGTACTGCAAAAAGTATTTATTCTACTAATTTATTAATATTAGAAAATCATCAAGGTAATTTTGGTAGGAAAGATACAGTAACCGTTAATTTAGTTTCCAGTAGAGAAATAGAAAGCTTAAAAATAGAAGCAGATAATAGCTTATATGTTACAGGAAGAATTCTTCCGGATGGTAGTGTACATGCGAAATTAGAATACGTTGAAGAACATTTTGATGATAATGACAACGATGATAATCATAGTAGTAATATAGTTCAGCCACCAAAAGTTACTTCTCAATCATTGTCATCAGAAGCTTATATAAAGCCACATCAGACAATTGTTTTAGGGGGCTTTGATAATACTGTAATTCAATCTTCTGAAACAGGGGTACCAGTTTTATCAAGTATTCCATTTATTGGTGAGGCATTTAAAAGTAGTACTGATACAAAATATAAATATAAACGTTATATTGCAGTCTCTTTTGAGGTTATTGATTAATGTTAGAGCGTTTTTATAAAGTAAAGGAATCTTATCAAGATTTGGTGGTATGCCATGTCGATATTGATACTTTTGTTGGCCAAGAATGTATGATCCATGCTGTTGGTGAAGAGCGTATTCGTGGCGAAATTATGAAAATTGAAGGGCATCGTGTTGAAATTAAATTATTACAACCCGGTACTATTCAGCGTAATGCTAAAGTTGAAATTACACCTCGTCGTTTCTGTTTTCCAATGAATGAAGAGGCTTTAATAGGCAAAGTTATTAACTGTTACGGTGAAAGCCTTTATGGCGATCACTATATTGTGGATACGTTAGAATATACTGATTTGCCAATTTGTATTGAACCTATACCTTTAAAAGAGCGTGCACCAATTGAGGATGTATTTCCGACTAAATTAAAAATTATTGATGGGCTTTTTACTATTGGTGAAGGGCAACGTATTGGTTTATTTGCTCCAGCAGGCGCGGGAAAAACAACAACAGTTTCTATTATGGCGAATGCTATGGATGCAGATGTTGTTATTTTTGCCATGATTGGAGAGCGTGCTCGTGAAGTTGTTGAGTTTTTAGAAGGTGAAATTGGTCCGGAAGTTATTCAAAAGGCAATTACAATCGTATCAACATCTGAGGCTAATCCGCTTGAGAAAGTTCGTTCAGGATTAGTCTCTGTTTCTATCGCTCGTTATTTTATGGAACAGGGTAAAAAAGTTGTTCTCTATTTTGATTCATTAACACGATTTGGGCGAGCGCAAGCGATGTTAGATGGCACACCGATTCAAGGCGGTATTCCAATTGGCGTTTCATTAGCTTTATCGCGGTTAGTTGAGAGCTGTGGTAATTCTGTTCGGGGTTCTGTGACAGGTATTTTTACCGTTCTAATTGAAACTGATATTGATAGTGACCCAATTGCCCATGAAGTAAAATCATTGATAGATGGTCATTTAGTTTATTCAACAATGATTGCATCAACAGGCCGATATCCTGCAATTGATGTATTAAAAAGCAAGAGCCGATTACAGAATAAAATTCAAGAAAAACGCTATGTTCAAATGTCAGAAAAAATTAAAGATATGGTATATCGCTATTTTGATGTTGAGCTATTAATTCGAGTTGGTGAGTATGAAAAAGGGAATGATTTGCTTACGGATAAAGCAATTGAACTTTATCCAAAAATTATGGAATTTTTAAAGCAAGGTTTTGATGGGGTAGAGTATGAAGAAACCCTCG from Providencia sneebia DSM 19967 includes these protein-coding regions:
- the vscN2 gene encoding type III secretion system ATPase VscN2; translation: MLERFYKVKESYQDLVVCHVDIDTFVGQECMIHAVGEERIRGEIMKIEGHRVEIKLLQPGTIQRNAKVEITPRRFCFPMNEEALIGKVINCYGESLYGDHYIVDTLEYTDLPICIEPIPLKERAPIEDVFPTKLKIIDGLFTIGEGQRIGLFAPAGAGKTTTVSIMANAMDADVVIFAMIGERAREVVEFLEGEIGPEVIQKAITIVSTSEANPLEKVRSGLVSVSIARYFMEQGKKVVLYFDSLTRFGRAQAMLDGTPIQGGIPIGVSLALSRLVESCGNSVRGSVTGIFTVLIETDIDSDPIAHEVKSLIDGHLVYSTMIASTGRYPAIDVLKSKSRLQNKIQEKRYVQMSEKIKDMVYRYFDVELLIRVGEYEKGNDLLTDKAIELYPKIMEFLKQGFDGVEYEETLENMERILSDY
- a CDS encoding type II secretion system protein GspD, encoding MTNKLSIFLFSILFFMWSMIANAQIVLKKDDMTLQEALISIAKEEQLKLIDKLEDKLAKQNLSQVLSGDAIDILNELSEVYDFEWHIYGGIMSVQSGQPFINYTFRPKNILPGLLLAELEDAIQKSGTIKMQLIERGNSLIFSGPRSFINDAISYSNMVDSNEFLQNGNDIEITRIEFNYLSVSDRQINTFDGTANFPGAASLISGALSNMGQFENTADTEVMEKAYKVKLNDSSKQKLEEEEKTSKVQMLPGTNALLVSGTPSEIELAKRIATMIDVKGQQLMFSLKVYDVAVDHTESFGADSSMLNSSVGLYDILSKPFSATTDFIKSFQAMYRNGTAKSIYSTNLLILENHQGNFGRKDTVTVNLVSSREIESLKIEADNSLYVTGRILPDGSVHAKLEYVEEHFDDNDNDDNHSSNIVQPPKVTSQSLSSEAYIKPHQTIVLGGFDNTVIQSSETGVPVLSSIPFIGEAFKSSTDTKYKYKRYIAVSFEVID